The Coregonus clupeaformis isolate EN_2021a chromosome 26, ASM2061545v1, whole genome shotgun sequence genome window below encodes:
- the LOC121562276 gene encoding uncharacterized protein LOC121562276 isoform X3 — MASDASHMLEAALEQMDDIIAGGFCEAFLKFGAQGYHSQGSNSAPTFALTSAINPNIRVLQLVEDLRVALEGQVDQEEHESMSRQVPMDTAHTLLDWLEKGGVSPVEKAKETKQKEKKQSIYPAVAALQLFTLFCCGGKVKLKKTRASQYRQSKKDQDEDTASDTGSDWSGGDVTTKKVKDKSNGKANQRTPRQVKTYVEEIYIRPDSPTLPRAHSSLSQFSLARNLAILPLEWQLPGVPLTTSSMATRTERKPSTTNTSTQAQTETQTTDMNTDTQTTATSQIQISMVTTQSSETMTEVHTSDSSTQNSTPDMALTPESTKDMIATDEDVKDDSAENLISTLTDTSMEKSVQ, encoded by the exons ATGGCGTCAGATGCCAGCCACATGCTGGAGGCAGCCTTGGAGCAAATGGATGACATTATCGCTG GAGGGTTCTGCGAGGCCTTCTTGAAGTTTGGGGCCCAGGGTTACCACTCCCAGGGTTCGAACTCTGCCCCCACCTTTGCCCTCACCTCAGCCATTAACCCCAACATCAGGGTGCTGCAGCTGGTAGAGGATCTCAGGGTAGCCCTGGAGGGCCAGGTGGACCAGGAGGAGCATGAGTCCATGAGCAGACAGGTCCCCATGGACACAGCACACACCCTGTTAGATTGGCTGGAGAAGGGAGGG GTCTCCCCTGTGGAGAAAGCAAAGGAGACCAAGCAGAAAGAGAAGAAGCAGAGCATCTATCCAGCTGTGGCGGCCCTGCAGCTGTTCACTCTCTTCTGCTGTGGAGGGAAAGTCAAGCTGAAGAAAACTCGTGCCTCTCAGTACAGACAGAGTAAAAAGGACCAGGACGAAGATACTGCATCTGATACTG GCTCAGACTGGTCTGGAGGAGATGTTACAACCAAAAAGGTCAAGGACAAGAGTAATGGAAag GCAAATCAAAGGACACCCCGGCAAGTGAAGACCTATGTGGAGGAAATATACATAAGACCTGACTCTCCGACTCTACCACGTGCCCAC AGCTCCCTCTCCCAGTTCTCCCTGGCTAGGAACCTGGCCATCCTCCCGCTGGAGTGGCAGCTACCTGGAGTCCCTCTGACCACCTCGTCTATGGCAACTAGGACAGAGAGAAAGCCATCCACTACCAACACTTCGACACAGGcgcagacagaaacacagacaacagatatgaacacagacacacagaccactgCCACCTCTCAGATACAGATCTCCATGGTGACCACCCAGTCATCAGAGACCATGACAGAGGTTCACACATCAGACTCAAGCACCCAGAACTCCACTCCTGACATGGCACTGACCCCTGAGAGCACTAAGGACATGATCGCTACTGATGAGGATGTGAAGGATGACTCTGCTGAAAATTTGATCTCCACCCTAACAGACACCTCTATGGAGAAATCCGTccagtag
- the LOC121562276 gene encoding uncharacterized protein LOC121562276 isoform X1, which translates to MASDASHMLEAALEQMDDIIAGGFCEAFLKFGAQGYHSQGSNSAPTFALTSAINPNIRVLQLVEDLRVALEGQVDQEEHESMSRQVPMDTAHTLLDWLEKGGVSPVEKAKETKQKEKKQSIYPAVAALQLFTLFCCGGKVKLKKTRASQYRQSKKDQDEDTASDTGSDWSGGDVTTKKVKDKSNGKVGREKDWTEVQLLKSSQDHEHRSTTPETDKGTHLGQRPNSANQRTPRQVKTYVEEIYIRPDSPTLPRAHSSLSQFSLARNLAILPLEWQLPGVPLTTSSMATRTERKPSTTNTSTQAQTETQTTDMNTDTQTTATSQIQISMVTTQSSETMTEVHTSDSSTQNSTPDMALTPESTKDMIATDEDVKDDSAENLISTLTDTSMEKSVQ; encoded by the exons ATGGCGTCAGATGCCAGCCACATGCTGGAGGCAGCCTTGGAGCAAATGGATGACATTATCGCTG GAGGGTTCTGCGAGGCCTTCTTGAAGTTTGGGGCCCAGGGTTACCACTCCCAGGGTTCGAACTCTGCCCCCACCTTTGCCCTCACCTCAGCCATTAACCCCAACATCAGGGTGCTGCAGCTGGTAGAGGATCTCAGGGTAGCCCTGGAGGGCCAGGTGGACCAGGAGGAGCATGAGTCCATGAGCAGACAGGTCCCCATGGACACAGCACACACCCTGTTAGATTGGCTGGAGAAGGGAGGG GTCTCCCCTGTGGAGAAAGCAAAGGAGACCAAGCAGAAAGAGAAGAAGCAGAGCATCTATCCAGCTGTGGCGGCCCTGCAGCTGTTCACTCTCTTCTGCTGTGGAGGGAAAGTCAAGCTGAAGAAAACTCGTGCCTCTCAGTACAGACAGAGTAAAAAGGACCAGGACGAAGATACTGCATCTGATACTG GCTCAGACTGGTCTGGAGGAGATGTTACAACCAAAAAGGTCAAGGACAAGAGTAATGGAAaggtagggagggagaaagaCTGGACTGAAGTCCAGCTATTGAAATCATCTCAAGACCACGAACACAGAAGTACAACACCAGAAACAGACAAGGGAACTCATTTGGGACAAAGACCGAACTCT GCAAATCAAAGGACACCCCGGCAAGTGAAGACCTATGTGGAGGAAATATACATAAGACCTGACTCTCCGACTCTACCACGTGCCCAC AGCTCCCTCTCCCAGTTCTCCCTGGCTAGGAACCTGGCCATCCTCCCGCTGGAGTGGCAGCTACCTGGAGTCCCTCTGACCACCTCGTCTATGGCAACTAGGACAGAGAGAAAGCCATCCACTACCAACACTTCGACACAGGcgcagacagaaacacagacaacagatatgaacacagacacacagaccactgCCACCTCTCAGATACAGATCTCCATGGTGACCACCCAGTCATCAGAGACCATGACAGAGGTTCACACATCAGACTCAAGCACCCAGAACTCCACTCCTGACATGGCACTGACCCCTGAGAGCACTAAGGACATGATCGCTACTGATGAGGATGTGAAGGATGACTCTGCTGAAAATTTGATCTCCACCCTAACAGACACCTCTATGGAGAAATCCGTccagtag
- the LOC121562276 gene encoding uncharacterized protein LOC121562276 isoform X2, with product MKKTPFDPSQSGEGRKATTIHDTNNNNDSDTGSDYSADDVKRIKDKSKGKDHKRRTTLETEKDNKQRSNSVSPVEKAKETKQKEKKQSIYPAVAALQLFTLFCCGGKVKLKKTRASQYRQSKKDQDEDTASDTGSDWSGGDVTTKKVKDKSNGKVGREKDWTEVQLLKSSQDHEHRSTTPETDKGTHLGQRPNSANQRTPRQVKTYVEEIYIRPDSPTLPRAHSSLSQFSLARNLAILPLEWQLPGVPLTTSSMATRTERKPSTTNTSTQAQTETQTTDMNTDTQTTATSQIQISMVTTQSSETMTEVHTSDSSTQNSTPDMALTPESTKDMIATDEDVKDDSAENLISTLTDTSMEKSVQ from the exons ATGAAGAAGACACCATTTGATCCCTCCCAGAGTGGTgaggggagaaaggcaacaaCGATACACGATACGAACAACAATAATGACTCTGATACTG GCTCTGACTATTCTGCAGATGATGTGAAAAGGATCAAGGACAAGAGTAAAGGAAAG GACCACAAACGCAGAACGACACTGGAAACAGAAAAAGACAATAAACAAAGATCTAACTCG GTCTCCCCTGTGGAGAAAGCAAAGGAGACCAAGCAGAAAGAGAAGAAGCAGAGCATCTATCCAGCTGTGGCGGCCCTGCAGCTGTTCACTCTCTTCTGCTGTGGAGGGAAAGTCAAGCTGAAGAAAACTCGTGCCTCTCAGTACAGACAGAGTAAAAAGGACCAGGACGAAGATACTGCATCTGATACTG GCTCAGACTGGTCTGGAGGAGATGTTACAACCAAAAAGGTCAAGGACAAGAGTAATGGAAaggtagggagggagaaagaCTGGACTGAAGTCCAGCTATTGAAATCATCTCAAGACCACGAACACAGAAGTACAACACCAGAAACAGACAAGGGAACTCATTTGGGACAAAGACCGAACTCT GCAAATCAAAGGACACCCCGGCAAGTGAAGACCTATGTGGAGGAAATATACATAAGACCTGACTCTCCGACTCTACCACGTGCCCAC AGCTCCCTCTCCCAGTTCTCCCTGGCTAGGAACCTGGCCATCCTCCCGCTGGAGTGGCAGCTACCTGGAGTCCCTCTGACCACCTCGTCTATGGCAACTAGGACAGAGAGAAAGCCATCCACTACCAACACTTCGACACAGGcgcagacagaaacacagacaacagatatgaacacagacacacagaccactgCCACCTCTCAGATACAGATCTCCATGGTGACCACCCAGTCATCAGAGACCATGACAGAGGTTCACACATCAGACTCAAGCACCCAGAACTCCACTCCTGACATGGCACTGACCCCTGAGAGCACTAAGGACATGATCGCTACTGATGAGGATGTGAAGGATGACTCTGCTGAAAATTTGATCTCCACCCTAACAGACACCTCTATGGAGAAATCCGTccagtag